The region CGGCCCCGTGAAAAACAATCAGTGCCGACCGTTTGCCGGGTTTCTGTGCAAATGCCCGGCCAATCGCCATCGTAGCGACACAACCGCTGGCATTATCGTCGGCCCCGTTCCAGATCGAATCACCCGCTACGGCCCGACGAACGCCGTCGTGATCCTGGTGGGTACTGAACAAAACGTACTCATCCTTGAGCTTGGGGTCCGTTCCCGGCACCTTGGCGACAATATTGACAGAGGGGTAGTTGAAGCTTTCCACGTTTACCACGTTCGTAAACTGCTGTCCGGGTTGTTTTACCCATTCCAGCGCACTCGACGGGAGCCAGACGGTAGGTGCCTGCGAGAACACCCGCGTGTTGGCACCACCGGGCAAATCGTAGCGTCCCCGTTCCAGACCAGTTGTCCAGCGCTCAAAATACGATTGTGCGGGTGTATCGGAAACCCAAACGACGGCCAGCGCCCCCGCTTTCACCAGCTCAGAGGCTCGGCGATTCATGGTGCCAAACAGATACCGGCGATAGCTGATGTCTGCCGGGCCGGTACCCGAGAATTCCAGCGCCACGGCTTTGCCCTTAATGTCGACCTTCGCCAGCTCTTCGGGCGTTCCTTTGCCCACGAAAACCAGCGGGGCATCGACCGAGGCAATGGCCGGTGCCAGAATAAACGCATCCTGGCCGTGAACGAGCTGATGAGAGCCGATGTTCAGACGGCTGGTTTCGGTAATTCGGGTGCGCTGGATATGGAAAAACTGGAAGAAAGTGCCGTCGTCGCCAGCGGGTTGCAGGCCCATGGCGCGTAGTTGGTCGGCTATCCAGACCGACGCTTTCAGCTCATCGAGCGAGCCTCCTTCCCGGCCCCGGAAATGATCCCCAGCCAGGGCAAACAGATCGCGTTTGATGTCACTCTCTTTAATGGCAGCCAGCGCATTGGCTGTTTTGGCTGAACTCGCCTTCGACTGTCCATAACCGGGAAGCTGGCCGACCAGTACCGAAAGGGCCAGCAGAGCTACAGGAATAAATGGTATCTTTTTCAAGGTAAGGTTAATCATTGATTTATTATATGTTGATGATTAGGGAATAACAAATCTACTTCAGAAGCCCGGATGATTTGGCCAGGGCGGCTAAAAAAATGTGTTTTGCCGCATCAAAAAGTAATAATACGCTATCTTGGAGAGGTAAATAGCCAAAGATGAAAAATAATCTACTTGTGTTTTTGCTGGTTACCAGTTGGTGTGTGGTAACGTCTGCATTCGCTCAATCGAAAAAAACAGCCACCGACCCCGTAACCCGTTATGATGCCTATATCCAGCAGGCGGTGCGCGATTGGAAGGTGCCCGGCTTGACAGTGACGGTCGTTAAAGACGGCAAAATCCTTCTGAAGAAAGGCTATGGCGTTCGGGTAATTGGCAAACCCGACCCCGTCGATTCTCAAACGCTCTTCGCCATGGCATCAACAACCAAAGCCATGACGGCGGCCTGCCTGGGTATGATGGTCGATGAGGGCAAACTAAACTGGGATGATCCGGTAGCCGACTACCTGCCCGATTTTCAGCTTTACGATCCTGCCGTAACGCGGGAATTGCGGGTACGGGATTTGCTGATCCATAATACCGGCGTTGGGAATGCCGATGTGTTCTGGGCAGCCATGAAAATTCCGAGCAACGAAATCCTGCGCCGGATGCGGTACGTGAAACCGTCCTACTCGCTGCGGGCGGGGTTCATTTACCAGAATGTTATGTATCTGGCAGCAGGTAAAGTGCTGGAAAAAGTAAGTGGTATACCCTGGGATAAATTTATTCGTACCCGTATTTTCGAACCGCTCAACATGCGCCGGACAAAGGCGCTGTTTGGTGAGGTAACGGATGCTAACCGCGCTAAACCACACCTGGAGGTGAATGACACCGTTCGGTTGGTCGATAGCCCGTTGGAAGAGGGACTGGTCGATGCCGTTGGACCTGCGGGATCTGTCTGGACGTGTCCTGATGATATTACGGCCTGGATGCAGTGTATGCTCGACTCGGGGCGCTATCAGGGCAAAACGCTCTTGAAACCCGCCACCTGGGCCGAGTTGTTCAAGCCCCAGACCTTCGTTACCGATGCCGAGTTCTATCCAACCCAACTGTTAACCAAACCCGTCTGGAAAACCTACGGCCTTGGGTGGTTTCAGCAGGATTACCGGGGGCATCGGATTAATTTCCACACCGGTAGCCTGACGGGTATGATTGCCATTCACGGGCAACTACCCGACCAGAAACTGGCCGTTTATGTGCAGGGTAACCTCGATCATGCCGAACTGCGCCACGCACTGATGTTCCGGGCTTTCGATGAGTTTGCCCTGGGGCCGGATCAGGACTGGAGTGTCTCGTTTCAGAAATTGTACGGGGGCTTCAAACAGGGAGCCAAACTGGCCGAGCGTAAAGCCGACAGCACACGCGTACTAAATACCAGCCCATCGCTTCCGCTAACAGCTTATGTGGGTACGTATAACAGCCCCGTTTACGGCAAGGTTGACGTGACCCTGCGGCAGGGCAAACTCTATGTATCCATTAATGACATAATGACCGGCCGTATGGAACATTGGCATTTCGACACCTTTCGGCTGGTTTATGACCAATTCTGGAATGGCAAAGACCTCGTCAGTTTTGTACTCGACACGCAGGGGAAAGCCACAACCTTCAAAACGTTTGGCCTTGAATTTGCCAGGGCGGCCGATACCGGGGGAAAAGGTGTTGCCGAACGGTAGCCATGGCGTTAGGTATTGTTCGTCACGCGTAATCTCCCCTATACTGAATAACTTTTTTGACTACGTATTACCCACCTGATTGATTATGTCCGTTAAAACCAGTTTGCTTTTATTGATTTTACTCCCGGTAAGTGTTTTCGCCCAAACACCGCAGCAACGTGTTCGGCAATACCGACAGGCGCAGGAAACCGCTCTGATGGATGAATACCGGGAGTTTCTGTCCATCCCCAATGTGTCTGCCGACTCGGTGAACATCCGTAAAAACGCAGCTTTTATTCTTCAGATGATGAAGAAGCGGGGCATTTCGGGAGTGCTTCTCGATGGCCCGACACCGGGCTCAACGCCCGCCGTATTCGGGGAGGTTCGGGTGCCGGGGGCTAAAAAGACGCTTGTTTTTTATGCCCATTA is a window of Spirosoma linguale DSM 74 DNA encoding:
- a CDS encoding peptidase M28 (PFAM: peptidase M28~KEGG: pat:Patl_0042 peptidase M28), with product MINLTLKKIPFIPVALLALSVLVGQLPGYGQSKASSAKTANALAAIKESDIKRDLFALAGDHFRGREGGSLDELKASVWIADQLRAMGLQPAGDDGTFFQFFHIQRTRITETSRLNIGSHQLVHGQDAFILAPAIASVDAPLVFVGKGTPEELAKVDIKGKAVALEFSGTGPADISYRRYLFGTMNRRASELVKAGALAVVWVSDTPAQSYFERWTTGLERGRYDLPGGANTRVFSQAPTVWLPSSALEWVKQPGQQFTNVVNVESFNYPSVNIVAKVPGTDPKLKDEYVLFSTHQDHDGVRRAVAGDSIWNGADDNASGCVATMAIGRAFAQKPGKRSALIVFHGAEERGLLGSRYYVEHPTVPKGSIVAVLNAEMIGRNAPDSAAILGQQPPHRNSTDLVNAALAVNQSEAHFKLDTLWDKPEHPEGWYFRSDHLPYARANVPAIAFTTLLHADYHTPKDEPDRINTAKVTRIAKWIYLTGWDVANRPDRVKVDPGFKLER
- a CDS encoding beta-lactamase (PFAM: beta-lactamase~KEGG: pzu:PHZ_c2009 beta-lactamase); translated protein: MKNNLLVFLLVTSWCVVTSAFAQSKKTATDPVTRYDAYIQQAVRDWKVPGLTVTVVKDGKILLKKGYGVRVIGKPDPVDSQTLFAMASTTKAMTAACLGMMVDEGKLNWDDPVADYLPDFQLYDPAVTRELRVRDLLIHNTGVGNADVFWAAMKIPSNEILRRMRYVKPSYSLRAGFIYQNVMYLAAGKVLEKVSGIPWDKFIRTRIFEPLNMRRTKALFGEVTDANRAKPHLEVNDTVRLVDSPLEEGLVDAVGPAGSVWTCPDDITAWMQCMLDSGRYQGKTLLKPATWAELFKPQTFVTDAEFYPTQLLTKPVWKTYGLGWFQQDYRGHRINFHTGSLTGMIAIHGQLPDQKLAVYVQGNLDHAELRHALMFRAFDEFALGPDQDWSVSFQKLYGGFKQGAKLAERKADSTRVLNTSPSLPLTAYVGTYNSPVYGKVDVTLRQGKLYVSINDIMTGRMEHWHFDTFRLVYDQFWNGKDLVSFVLDTQGKATTFKTFGLEFARAADTGGKGVAER